ATGGCTTTatatttaaacagattttaaattGCTTTTATCGTTTTGTCTCGTAAAGCACTTTATAACTTTGTTATGAatggtgctatataaatacagtttattattatcaggTGCTTCAGTGAAACAACTCTGTGCACGTCTCTTCCAGCAGTTTGCTTTCCCCTGTGCACACAGATGTTTCCACATATTAAAGATTTCTTCTCtcacattttcagtttgttttttgaaatCAGGACTTGTTTATCACTTGGAGCGTACAGTTAATTTCCTTTACCTCTTCCAGGTTGTTTTTATAAGTGTTTTTGGAGCATtgttctgctcacacacacacacaagcatgatCCGCAGTGGAAAATCTGCTTTCTTTTGAGGGGGGTTCACTGAGTTTTCAGCGTTTGTTAAACTGGCTCGGGTTGGGACAGAGGGTCGGTTTCaatctgtgcagcagctgatggaggcGCACGCTCCACCGGCGAAGCAATCTCTTGCAGCGGACTTCGGTCAAGTTTCCTCTTTCGGTCGCCTTGCCAAGTTTCCTGAAAATATCGCCTGTTGTGGAAACCGGAAGTTGAAGCTCTCTGGGGTTACATGTGTTGCCTTGAGCATTCACACTTGGCTACTTTTTTATGTCTGACCTTCTCAGACACTCATCAGGTTTTCTCACTACTCTCACTACCCTGACAGTTTGATTTGgcttaagactgaaaacatttttacttATTGACTAGAGAGAATTTGAGTTATATCACTAAGCAAATGAAATTCAATTGAACGGTCggatgatttatttaatttagatCTAAAATTTAACTTTGTATGTATTTCAGGTTTTGAGTGGATTTTATTATCACCTCTATGTTTTTGTTCCTTAAAGGATCAGTTATGTAACCGTCATGACCAACAAGCTTTGTTCACATCACAGCTCTTTCCTTTCTTGAGTCGAAGGACCTTGGCATCACAGTGTCACAGTGGCTCTACACTCTATCACTGTCTCCTTGTGTTGATTTTAAGTGCTTACTCTACGTGCCGTTTTGCTGAAAggcttttcctgtttttgtttagtctcttttattttctctgtttgacagAATTCCTGTGTAAAGAATGTCCCCGGGTCCACATACACTTCGACCGTGTGGATATAAAGGAAATTCCTCCAGAGCCACTGTTTTTCCGCAGGTGGCTGCACGAGCGCTTTGAAATCAAGGACCggtaagtgtatgtgtgtgtatgtgagcgtGGGAGGGAAGAATTTATGATGAGATTGCAGGCTATCCCATCAATGCTTAAAGCAAAGTGAgttgaggtttttaaatgttttgcacTTGAACGCCAGGAATTTCAGTTACTGATTCTTAGCTTCTGTTTCTTAGAAAACATGAGAATAAAAATCTGATTCTAAAGAATAGTTGACCAAGAATAACCAAACAAGATCCAGTCAAATTTATATTGAAGACAACATGAACTCGTAAGTTTACTAGGGAGATTAAACTCTAAAATATATCCAACAGAGCAGCAGTCTCATATATCAAAAACAACTCATGAGTGAAAGAAGCTGATTTCCCAAATGAGACCAAAATTCAAGTTTCCCGATGGTATTAAATAACTGGAGCTGAAATGGTTGCAGGGGGAATGAGCAAcgatttgaatacaataaaaataattatttgttgcAGCCCTGAAATCAGTCGAACGTAAGAAAAGTGGAACCAACATTGGTCACATCAAACAAGCTAAAGAAAAGCCTTGATGTGGTTTGTGTGCAGTTTTTATGTTGATATGAACTCTCTGTGTATATCTAAAATGGGCTGAATTCAAAAGTGATTtcccctgtttgtttttataaaggtTGCTCACAGATTTCTATGAGTCGGAGGATCCAGAAAAAATCAGCAGGTTCCCAGGGGAAGGCAAACCGTCTCCGCTAAACCTCTGGAAAACCCTCCCGTCAGTGACGATCTTGGGAGGACTGACACTGCCGTTACTGTTGACAGAGAATGGCAGGAAACTGTATGCGAGGACCTGGGTTTATGGGACGCTGCTGGGCTGGCTGTGGGTGAACGTGTTTCCTTAACGAATGGACAGGCAGAGGCGGCCACAGTTAGACTCACAAAACACATAGACAAATGGTGCCATTTTCCTGTATCGCAACAACACAAGGTGTGTTCCAGATGCAGAGCAGTTATCTGATACAAGGCTCAGAGCTTTATCCTGCACGTCTGGCTTAATGTTGACCTTGAGCCGAAAGCTGAACAGACATGTGAGAAATTAAGGCTTTTTTGCTACGTGTTCCTGCGCGTTACTCGGTTATGCAGCCTGAAATGATGAGAAAACAGGAGTGGAGTTGAATTAAAGTCAAGTACTGGGTTTCTCAGCAACCCTCTTTGATTGCTAGTatgatattaaaacatattccCCTTCTAAAACGACTTTCCCCTCATGAGTTATCCAAATTAGTAATTTTGCATGCTCCCTAAAGCTctcatgaaaaatgtttttgtcaaaGTGTGCCGGGTAGTTTAAAAACTTGTTTAAAGGTGATAGTCAGATACTGTGTGAAACTGAGAGTGCACGAGCCTCCTGACGATGGATCAGTTATAATGAAGTGCACTGACTCATTGACATTGGTTGAAATGCCGGTTTTCAAGTTAATTGTCAGAAGGATTATGCACTTTGCAAATTTCAAGTGATGTTTTTACATtagtagaataaaataaatgatctgcaGTCTTCTATATGAGCTCATGAACATGACACCAGCTGCTATATTCACCATAACTCTTCAGAGTGACAGCACTTGTTACATAGCGATAATGAATGTAGCCGTTAAAAAGgacatctttttttcttaatttccaAAAcccatttattattattaaaaatatatttttttagctGTACAGATGCCTCAATGAGCTCGTATAGAGGAATGAGTATGGCCGCTGAAAATGTTCTACCAATGAAAAATATagacagtaaataaagatggacgaccctTCTCCACTTGCTCCCACTATCCaggaatgaagccaaaatatctcagagACAAAACTGGCATCTTTCGCCAATGACGTCAATTGGAGACGGagtcaataacaataacaatcagGGTTGGAGCGATACACAAGCTCCACCAATCGCCAGTCAGCTCAACTGTCaatctttgtttctttgttatagcatcaaataactaattaaaaccaaacttgccAGACACGTAAGCACTCCAAAAATAACATCAGTGTGAcgggaaaatgttttattcaacatATACTTTGactctttagtttggtccattgCTAGTTACAAGCAAGGAGGAGTTGGGTGTTATGAACTATACTGTAGCcatccaccaggtggcgattgaaacattttggcttcacttttggagagcaATCATCTCATTCATCTTTAAAGATGGTCTATGATGTAAAATATCGATTAACTTTAAGATATTATTCAATGCcaaaacaaagtatttttgGCCATATAAGataattatgtgtttttattagtaTTGTTTATTCGCAGTTCCATAACTTTTATGCATTTGTTACCTTTAATATTGAGTTACAGCTCACCTGAAAATATCTACCTAGCAAAAAGCTGACAAAGCCATGTGAACAGAATATCACAGGTTCCTGTGCACTCAAAGCCATTTGTATTCTAATCATCACTGTATTGTGAAACGCACTGTGTCCATTGTGGTCGTTTACTGAATGAAACCATTGTATTTTCCACAGGTCACTTTACATGTTTTGCTATCTCATCCTCCTTTAGAGTCAGTCTGCCATATGTTTTCCTCGCGTGGATCATGATACAGTACATCTCATGATTTTTACATGTTTCTCTGATACCTCACTTGAATAATCCTTCCTCGTTCTGAAACGACCCTCGTCAGCCATTTTATAGTTATTTTGATCCTGACAAGATCAGACTGTAACTCATCAGGAAACTCTGCGTAGACAGTATTTCAATGCCAACggtttttgaaaatgtgtgcctTCTCTCTGGAGGAGTTGTTCCTCAGCCCTCCCACAGGGGGGCACAGTGGCTCTTTATTCCAGCAGGTGACCTCCAgtgtgctggagctgctgcttgcTGCAGCTCTTGGTCACATTGTCTGCACTTCATAGTGGCTTATTTTGCTCAAAGAATGCATTTACACTTTTTGAGAACTATTATGAAATGATGAAACCTTTAATATGTGTATGTTCTGGAAATGGGGAATCGGAGTGAAATAAAGTGAATTTCTTTGGGGAGAGTCAACTTGTCTCTTTTGTCCTACTGTCCTCCACACATGGTTAATAATACGTCTTCTGCTACTGTTATCTGTTATCCTGATCTGCCAGAGGGACAGCTGCAGgccagaataaataaatgtatctttaagGAAACATTGACTGCTCACCTTCAAACCctcatctgtttgtgtatgttccTCCACAaatacagtgaaaacacaacagctttCAGCTCAGGAACACACAGACCATACAGTTGCTATGTTCAAATAACTCTGTTATGCAGCCTGAAATGATGAGAAAACAGGAGTGGAGTTGAATTAAAGTCAAGTACTGTGTTTCTCAGCAACCCCCTTTGATCGCTAGTATGATAttaaaactagtgctgtcaaacaattaaaatatttaatcacatttatgtcatagttaactcaaaatgaatcaggattaatcgcaaattttatctattcttaatgtcccttcattaattttttctccataattttttaatgctctatcaacatgtaaagtggattggcttgctttagtttatgcaaatgttttattttattgaaaaacaacattgccaaacagggctgtacaaaatacaattataaagtgcacatttcaggtaaacaaggactcagcctatagtgcagttaaaccatggcttaatattttctttttttcaagtttgctgtgaacatagcagtcaggcctctcaaacagacaagcaacaaaataacaaacaaacaaaatacacaagcaagtgtcggcctactttgaaacaaattaaacacagaactgtgtagggctatttgagtcctccccatatttgtggaaaatgtatgaaataagaagtaccctattttgaaataaataaaaacatatagctgcagcctaatagcttaaaaatatatattctagttggcgaaatattaaaacaaagcgagagcaggtcagactggaggcgaacacagatactgaagctcggtagaaaccaactgcagcttctgctctgatcgagaagctgagacgctgatctctgatcagctgagaccagagaaactctgtgttttcactgttttcatagttaagcagtgagtcactgagaggctgctgcacgtgaacgagctctgatctcactgtctCCCTcagcgagtgcgcgggggcagggggcggggctactgtgcgctatctggaaccacacagacacactcgccagctccttgtacttcatgacggcctgatacgatgatgttttaaaaaatgattgtgacttagtcaaccaccaacatgcaaaagcgtgtgtcacacggcgaaagcgtgagagttggcagctctgcgttaatctcgcgataaaaaaattgacggcattaaaatgggtttgcgccCTCTCCTTGGGTTTCAATGTGTAATTCAGTCTGTGGTGACTTCTGTCAGAACCACACAGCACGAGTTAAACAGAACATGAAGGTTTTTAATACATTCCTTTTCTAAAACCTGGAGTTGGACCTGTCCATGTTCCTATTTTTCTCTAATGAATAGTAATGAATATCCACTTTCATAATTATATTGAAACCGAATAACTAAAATAAAGCAATGTGTTGCACTGTTCAAAGAAGCTCAATCGGGGAAAatgctgtaaaaataaaatacaaacataggAGAGTTTTAACTTAAAacaatgcatgctgggtaatCAGTAAGAAgatctgttttatttcttgaaaaagaaatgtgaacATGATTTGTGCAAACTACCATTTCCTCTCAAAAGACCTGAAGTTAAAACAACTTGTCCATTAAGTAGTCCAGATATAAAAATTTACCTTAAAATGTTGAACTTGAATTCAAGAAGATTTACATGTTGAATTAACATgagaaattatttaatttactttttccCCATAATTCCAGCATGATGTGTTAGAGTGCAGCGACTTCATCTGATCATCTAGAGTTGATACACTCACTCATTCAGCCACTGTTTCTAATACTGTGTTTTGTCCTTCAAATATAGATCcgtttaattgtattttaactattttttatattaaaagcaatttttgaaatgtttgaattcCCATTTTATAGTCGGCCGGCGAACGCAGCAGTGTTAACAAATCACGCATGCGCAGTAGTATGTGTCAGTAACCAGGAAGTGCAGTGACAGATCGAAGGTActgttgagctgctgctgttgtttctactcaaggtaaaaataaacacacacagacgaatCAAACTACTTTGTAACGACAATAACTTCACGTGCAGTGAGTTAGCGTGAACGTGAGTGCAGAATAGATAATGTAGTCTTCCTCTGctgttgaatgttttttatcaCAGTGCCATCTAGCGGcctgtccggcctcctgctggcAAGTTGGATGAGAGTTTCAGAGGGAAACTTGTTGGTGTTTTAAATCTATTGAGAACAGATTCATACCTGGGCTCAAAGAAACGACCAGTGCCAAGGACAAATGTCAGTCgtgtgttaaagtgtgtgtcctgtctccctgtgtgcagtttggtgatGGACTGGATCGGGTTCTGCTATGCTGCGGCCATCGCCCTTGGAGGGTTCATGGGCTACAAGCGAAAAGGTTGACACTTGAAAGGAAAGCTTGGCCGCTCGATGAGTTAACGAGATGATAAAACCCTGATTGTCCTCATGTGTCTCCCTGCAGGCAGCGTGATGTCCCTGATGGCGGGGCTAGTGTTTGGTGGATTGTCTGCTTATGGTGCCTACAATGTCTCTAATGACCCAAAGGACATTAAGGTCTCATTGAGTGAGTATGGCTATAGGATCCTTCTCGTGTGCTCTTCAATCATAACATGCATAACGATGGTCACTgttaaaatcattattattattatcatattaagTGTTGCTGCTATCGTCCATAATTGTTTTCATTCCCTCAACTAGTTGGTCAGAGGTGAAACTAgatggttacacaactgttcctggtctctctctatcactccatctgtctctcttctcacCCCTCTTCTCtacccatctctcctctcttccccggTCGAGCCACATGTccgcccacattgagtctggttctagaGGTTTCTTTAGTGGGAGCTTTTTCTCCAGAGTGCTGGTCATTGTTGGTTCCTCTGTAAtgtttaaggtcttgaccttctatgCAAAGGGGCTTGAGataatatttattatgatttggcgctaaACAAGTTGAATTGTTTTGAATACATTGACCATGGAGAACTGGTTTGAATGTCCAGCCACTAATCAACCATTGCTTCTGTCTTTCAGTTGCCTCAGGACTCCTTGCAGTAATCATGGGCATGAGATACAAGAAGTCTGGGAAATTATTGCCTGCTGGGATTATGTCGGGGCTAAGGTCAGAGTCAGGCTTGCTCTACGTGCAGATATGTGTTTTGCAATGTGAGGCTTGTGCAACGTTATTTTGCGCTTGTTGATTCAGTGGTTTCTGATTGgcctttcctcttttcttcttgcaGTTTGTTAATGGTGTTTCGACTTTTGCTCCTGATCATGGCGTGAGTGCAGGACGAGCACCGACCAGTCTGAGGAGACACTGTCAACCTCTGAATGAACAAAGGAAACATGGTTCCCTGTCAGCACCAGTCATCTGCTACGTGTAATAACAAGCACTGACACGACAGCgtgatgtttaaatgtgttgtgcTTTGATTTATTCCAACCATCAGTAACTGGATTTAAAGCTTATTTTGTAGATTTTGTTATTTCCCACCAAATTCAGAAAAACACTGATCAGTCActacaataaaaaacagttaaaac
The Platichthys flesus chromosome 12, fPlaFle2.1, whole genome shotgun sequence DNA segment above includes these coding regions:
- the tmem14a gene encoding transmembrane protein 14A yields the protein MDWIGFCYAAAIALGGFMGYKRKGSVMSLMAGLVFGGLSAYGAYNVSNDPKDIKVSLIASGLLAVIMGMRYKKSGKLLPAGIMSGLSLLMVFRLLLLIMA